The Gopherus evgoodei ecotype Sinaloan lineage chromosome 4, rGopEvg1_v1.p, whole genome shotgun sequence nucleotide sequence CGAGCTGATTTTTATATAGCATTCTGAAGATGGGAACTACTAAGTTACTACCCCAAAGTATACCACATTATTTTAAGGGAGAAGTAAGCTATACATGTAAAGCAACACCTAAGGTGACGTGAGTAAGCCTTCTTTGGGGAGGCATTTAATAACATGACTCAAATGCAGTAACTATTATTGTGAAAGATAGCCAGCACGTTGCAAAAGTTTCATTCAAACTTCAGTTCTGGCATAAACAAaccacactgaaatcaattagcTCTGCTGTCTAATGGTTTTGCTTTGAGTGCTCTTTCAAAGCAAGCCTTTGCCTTTCTAAGTTATATCATAGCTGGAGCCTAGAACAGCCTATTTGAATATGCAGCGAAAATATTCTTCCCCTCCACCTAATTGATACACAAAAACTGCCTGATTTGATTGTTTATTCGTAATAACTTAGAACAATTAGATTATTTTTACTTTAGAGTCATCAAAGAATCAGACTGACTTTAGAACTGTGGCCCTGGGAATAAGCAAGATGAGCAAGCAGAGCCTAATAGCTCTTACAGcaaacaataaaaatacattGAAGTGCCTCCTAAAAGAGCCTTTTTTGATAATGACATTCTGTTAGTTTTAAATATTGCAAGTTAGGAATAAAGTTACTGGTTtgaaggggaggggcagaagagAGAATAAGTAAGAACCAGCTTTAACTTCTCTGCTCCTGATCTGAAACAGAGCCATAAACTTTATGaagttggaaaaggttcagataaATACCACCTCTTCAACTTTCTACCCTTGCTGGTGGCGGGCAGTAATTCTGGCTGCACTGAAAGGGTCATTCTCCTGTCTCCAAAAATCTCATCAAATCTGTAGTCTCACAAGATGCATAGACTAGGAACATATTCCTTGTCCCCTGTACTACAGAAGCTACAGGCCAGAACACATTAGATCCAAACCCAGCAGTAAGAGCCTCCCACGTATATGCTCAAGGAATATCACCCATGAAGGGAGAGATTTGAAACAGCTGAATTCAGAAGAGGGATTTAAAAGTCAGGGGACCCTTTAGGGATTGCATTGAGGTGCATGCATGTATAGGGTGAAAGAGAGGGAGAAGCAGCCTGGGGAAAGTGCCATTAGGTGAAGTGGGTATGGACAGAGAGGCCTAAAATAGTTTGGATACATTTAGGTGAGCTCTGAAGAAGCTTTTGGACTTCATGGGAGAGGAAGAACTAGCATGGATATTTTGCGGTTTATTATTACCAATTAAAAGTATGAAATTAGTTTTTGGAAACAGAACACTTTGAAAAAGTTTCAAGAAACAGCTAGTACGTCTTAGCTGGTGATAAAAATACTATAGGTGCAATTCTTCCAAGTTTCGAGCTCACATTGGGTGCTGCTGCTGAAAGAGGGGTAAGGAATTACAGCTGGCTTTACACCTTCCTGGATTCCTGGAGCAGCTGGAAACTGAATGGGTCATGGCACAAGTCCTAGCAACCTAAGGACTGCTTTAACTTCATGCCAGTATATGATTCCCTGGGGGCAATTAGACATAAGGATTGGCCAGACTGCTGTGTACTCCAGCCCTACCCCCTGCATTCTCACTATACCCTCTCTCAATAACAGGGAATCCCCAAATGACCCTTTAGGGCAGCCTTTTGGGTGCCTCTACCTCAGCAGTGCAAAACAGGCAGAAGTGGGGCTGTGGATCTAACTCTGTTAAGAGTTATGTAGCTGTAATTTGCAGATGTCTTTGCTCAGTATGTATCTCTGCTTTGTTTGTATTAGGGTGGACAACCTGTCTAAATATTTTAGTGGAATGAAAGAGCAAGAGAAACGGCTTAGATCTCTGGAATCACAAGTAAGTAACACTTTTTATATACTTTTGCTAATATTCTCTTCATTTTTTGTTTGGACTGGACCTTGACCGTGACCTTCTCTACAAGGAGGGGGTGGTGTTGGCACGTAGGCCTTAGCTGGTTCACTTTACATTACGAGGGCAAAAGGAAAGAGGATTCTGTCGCCATCAGGGCCCCTGGTGGCCTCATTGTATATTTCTGTGAAGGAGAGAATCTTCACTGGCCTGCCAAATGttagagagaagggggagggtaagtgcatttctctctcattctgttGGTCCTGCCAGACCAACCTCTCCCTCCAGTGAACTATTGCCCGTTCAGTTCTCTTCAGGTAGCTTTCTGCCTAAACCTAAGCCTTGAAGTCCTCCCTTGAACTGTTAAATCTCTTAATGGCAGTCAAGTGACACTCAAAAACCCATGAAACTATTTTCCAGCCTTTGAACATAGGGAAACTGAAATCACTTACTTCCGTGCAATCAAAAACCCCATAGAGCAGTTTAAACAAGGGGACAACACATGGGAACCAGCTTTTGGAAAGTAAGATTTGATCCATGGATCTCAATGGTCACTCAAAGTGCATACTGATAAATCCAAATTCTACTGTATATAAAGCAAGTAAAGCATAAATTCCATTTccagctggttaaaaaaaaaaaagtgtttcatgCCTGGAGTGTTATTCTAAGGCTGAATTTCATGGATCTGACAGAGATAAAAATTAACTATTTAGAAATGACACTGGCTGGCAGTGGGATTTTTATGTTAAAATTATACGTAGTTTATGAAAATACCCACATCCACTGATACAAGTTATATTTTCACTGATATGATCTACACTGACTTGTTAGCATATTGAATGCAAACAGACCAAAGTGATATTCTAACCTACAAATATGCAACACTAATAATACAAGgaaattccatcttaaatttctGACTACAAACAGCTGGTGTTTAAACAAACATCAACATTtgtaaaacagtttaaaaatgttAAGCACTATCCAAGTACTAAGTAGTACATGTATTGTTTTCCATGTCACTAGAGCTCCCCAGTGGACTTTTGGCCTTGTGGCTTATCTTATTACTTTTATCGCAGAACttttttccaatatatttttcaCTGCTCCTTAAAAATACTTCTTATTCAATAAATGTTGACACCAAATGTAAAGATAAATGGCCAAATTCAACAGCAAcactcaaaaaatatttttagctaGATACATTAAGCCACCTATTTTTCTGGTTGAAAGTTTGTGCCACCTATAGATTACTGTGTATATATACGGAAtagaaatttaaatatttatggcTCAGTAGTTGATTTAATAGAAATGCTATTTAGGAAGTTTAATAATTACTGCTTAGATTTTTGACTTTTTAGATTTGTAAAGGATAATTAATCTGAAGGATTACAGAAATAGAATTAACATGACCACTACTTGTTTTGTAGGTTAACTACTGTTCAGCTGTTATTTCTTCAATGGCAGATACTTTAAGCAAAAATAACCTCTTGTGCAATAGACCAGTTCCAAAATATACAAGTGAGTATTTGAAATGATAATTGCAAAGCAAAATATTGTGGGTGAACAATTCCATAAAAGGCTGTAAATGGCAAAGAGGAATCATGTAGGGAGGTACTGGGGTAATGGGGATGAAATTATAAAGAGGAGCATTTTGATTGCAGATCTGCAAAAGCTTCCCAACAGCAAGACGTATCAGAACATGGAATCTTTGGGGCTGGGATTGCCATTTATTACGTTTATGCAGTACCTAGTACAATGGGCCCCAACCTGGCTGAACCCTAGGCATTCTCACAATATGTTTAATAATTATAATAGAAGAATAGTAATTCTCCAGATTATCagatgatgtaaatcagcatcgctccattgacttcagtgaagttacacctgCTTACACCAATTTAGGATCTGACCTTGTATGACTGGAAGGGCAAGCCTCGCTGTTTGACACATTTAAATCTTGTCCAGACTAAGAAATAGGCGATTCACATTAGCTGGGGACAGTCCGACTTAATAGATATTTTCCATGTCTAACctttcttgtttgtttaaaaaaaaaagatactataAGGGGAAGTAACTAAGAACTTCACAAAGTCTTGACATGGAAAGGTCTCAAAAGATTAGATTACTCATTTAGAGGCCCAAGCCCAGACAGCCGTTATCTATGACTTGTGATTATTGCCATCTCTCCTCCCTGATTTTTCCCGATGTTTACAATGACAAACTACACAATCCTAGCTAATATAAACACAACTGATTGAACATTTTCCCAGTCACAGACATGGTAATGTGGAACACATAAGAGTATCTGCATAGTAGAGCATAAGATTCCCCAAACATTCAAAGTAGTTTTCAGTGTTCAACTGCTGAAGTAAAGCACAGATCACTAGACACAAAGTCATGAGATGGTTGAGTCTAATCCATACACCTTTATTTCTCTCACAAGAGTTTGCAAAATGGACTGTTTTTAAAAGTGGCAGTAATAgtaaattcccctcccccccgattAGATTTTGTAAAAAGATTTCCATTCTTTTTAAAGAATTCCCTTGCAGCATTTTCTACCCAAACATTGTAGTACTATCATTGCATGAGAATCAGACAttgaaattgactagaaactAACACAAAGGTTTTTATTGTCTGAAGTGGAAAATGCAAAAATGGTGGTCTAGTGTAGCTTTTCACTGACTGCTTAAATTTTGTAGTGCTCCCCAAAGACCCCAATAGTTATTGTAAGAGCTTGTTTTCATAATACTTTTAAACtaatgcactgattttttttaaatcttgttagGTTTTTTGAATACCAGCACAAATCAAACAATCCTACCAGAAAGAAGTGAAGGCAAAGAGCTTACAGAAGAGTCTGAAAATGATATGATGTACATTGATAATTAAATGAAGTTCTCATTTCCTCAGATTAGTTTGCCATTTTGAAGTACTTCTGGGGTGAAAtcccaactccactgaagtcaatggcaaaactgccattaaGCTGTGGGGCCAGGACTTCATCACTGATGTACTTGTGTAAGAGATGTCTTCTATTTCCTTCTCACTGTATTTATATATGTAGTGAACagggcagtgagatttttttccctatcTTCATCTCCTGCCCTTACGCAGAGTGCTTACCTGCCTGTCTACTATGTTTCTCTTAACCTATTTACCCacattaaggaaaagcagatCAATTGCTAGAGGCAATCACCTGTGCTATGTAATATTCTTCTGTCCATGTCAGACTTCCATCCTCCTTTGCCCTGCAACCATGTCTTGCATATTTCTCTGGATCCTCAACAAAGCCTGCCATGTTGCCAGACAGGGCCCACAATACACTCCGGAACCACCTCATCTCCTGTAACATCTGCTCTGCAGGCTCTCTTTGTTGCATCCTCCTCTCCTATCTTCTCTTCCACTTCCCGTTTCCTGGTTCTTATCCTCTCATCTAATCCATACTGGTGACTCCTCGTTAGCCATATAAAGGATCTCTTCTCTACCCTACTCTTATAGCCTGTGTACTTCATTTCACCAGTCATGGTAATAAGCATCTTTTACTGCACCCTGGTACCTTCTCTGATGCCCTCCAAACTGATACCATCACATTTTCGAAAACACTGTGCCCTCCACTCCCTtctcaaatttcctttttttactgAGGACTTCATTTCTTGATTGTTATTCCCTGTATTCTTCTCAGAGGAATTACTCTGACAAAAAGCATGATGCTTACTGTGACACTTCACAAGACTGGCACAGTAAAATTAGTCGCCTCATCTGTTTGCTGAAGAAAGCTCAATTTCATGGGCTCTTTACTTCTCTAGAGATTGTTAATCAAAAACAAATCAGGAAATAACCCAGGGCTTCAACAGCATAGAAGCCAGATTTTTTCACTGATCGTTTTTCTCATCCCCAAACTGTTATACTTTCCAGCATCTCCAATTTCCTCCTTTATGGCCTTTCCTTAGGCCTAACTTCTCCCAGATGCAGAAACTGAAACATCTTTTGTCCTCAAGTCTTCACTGGCTTGCTGTCCATTTCAAAACCCCAAGCACATAAAGGTTCTACTACCTTTACCCCCTCGACTCTATCCACTATGCTCcctgaatgccagccttctgccTACTGTGTTGCTTTAATAGTGGGCAACAGAAACTCTCCCAACACAGCCTCAGAAGTTGGAACACCTCCCTTACCTCCAAAAAATCTTCTGACTTTTTTCATCTTCTTGTCTCATTCCTCTGAAAAATCAAATCCTACTCCACACACCATCATTTTTCCTAGAAACTAGACCTATGAACATTTCACCTTTTCTCTTTTCATTACAGTAGCTACAAATATTACACTTGTATATTTGACTACTTTATTTGTACATATAGGCTAACTGTCTGTGAAACCTTGTTATACTTTTGTAGGAGACAGCATACACAAATAAACTGAATTTTACTACTTAAAAGGTTCTCTTCCTGTAATTTTGTAGGGATAGTGCCCAACCTTTTGGATTCAGGTAAATACACTACTATTGGCAAAATGTACTGAACTTCTGGCTTTCTTGGATGGACAGGCCTCAATTAAATTAGATTTCCTAGAAAATAATATACCTGTAGGCTCCTATGTATCATAAATGCTGCTCCTGGTAAGTTACACACCTCCCCCATCAGGTTTCTTGATCTCAGAAAAGCTCCACCACacacaaaaattttaaaaaaataaaataaaattgaagatcAGGTTATAATGCCTTTTATGCTCAGAAgctttcaagcaagaggttcttGTTAATGGAAATAAAGGTGTTAAGGACTTCCTCCTACTATAGGAATTTGCTCATCTTATTTTCAAGTCAGCTGTGCCACATCATTGTGCCCTACACAGGGGAATAGTTTTGGCATCCATGCTACAATAGTTCATTCACCTTTAGAGACAGAGAGGTGGAACCAATGGCTACTGCTTTAGGGACATTTTGTTTAGGAAGTAGTCGGTTTGTCAAACCAAAACACTTCCTGCCATTACTGATATCATCAGTGAATTCAGATCCTTATTTGAAAGCAAACTATACCGTGACAACTCTGGAAGTTATACCTCATCTGAATTTTTGAATCCCCTTCAAACCAGCAGGATTTATGTATTAGGTATGTCCTATGAATGTCCATAGACTCTTAATTGTTCCTCTTTGTTGCGCTCCAAGCCAATTTATTCTGGACAAGGTCAGTTTCACAAGACTGACACTACTGCCCCACCCTCTACCCATGGcacataattatttttttctggaagCAACAACCAGATGCTCTGGACTGCACAAGCAAAAAAAGCAGCCATGGTTCCTTGTCCTGCAGCCAAGAATTTTCTCTCTAGAGATTTCAAGCACCCTATCAGTAATGTTCCCAAGTTTGCATGAGGGTTTAAGCAATGGATCTCTAGCTACAATGAATGAATGTAGTGAAACTGCAGATTCCAAGGAAAGAAGAGATGGCCTTTTACTGCCCAGTTATAAATATTACAACTTGGCTGATTAATTGCATATTATTAAATGTTAATCTACAACACTGGGCATGATAAATCAAGCCAAATTGCCTAAGTAACATGCTGTCTTttatagcagtgtttctcaatctttttgataccagggactgttttgctgccttcctaaactgtggcaGGCAGATCTCAGGGACCGGACCGGTCGTTAAGAAACACAATATGAATATCCATTCTAAGAATGTAACTTTTCAACCTCAGTTTTCCCTCATCTAACCAAAGGCAATGTCAGAACTTACTAACCTGTCTCACaagaatatttgtaaagtgctatgtAAAAGTTTAACATTCATTATTGCTGTGTTAATGATTCCATTTGCACTTGTAAAGCTACTCcagtgttacaaaaaaaaaaaaaagtagtaagaccaagagaggaaaaaaaagcctCTCTCTACATATTTAGAGTAAAATCTTCTCAGATTCTTACCTGAAATCCCACCTTGTCAAATGAAACTGTGTCTATACTTCGCTACTAATATTCATAGTTGTGTTTGATGCTAATACACCTATAGGTGGAAAACAGACCCAGAAACCAAATTACAACTAAATGTTTTTATTGACATCCAAAGTATAAAGAGAATCTCTTAGTACAAGTCCTTCCCTTCCAATTAGTCCACTTAAGAGTCAAAATGGAAGCACTGCAAATTATGGAGGTGAGACATCTGCACAGCACATCACTCACACACAGGGAAAAAGCTTGTGGCTGCTTGATCAGTCAGTAAACTGTCACACAAATTTCAATTGTACACACAGTACGTTGAGAAGTGACTGAGGCTTTCACGCTTGTCTTTgctaaaatgtttccaaagatctTTTGTCTCAACAGGCCTCatgtttcttttaaacttttACAAAATAAGATACGTTAGAAAGTAACAGGGAAAATACTCAAGACTACCTTAAAAACCATTTAATTTGCCACTCCTGATTGTGCCCTCTCAGCTCATGGCCAGTTATTTACTGTGTTTTTAATTTCggtggcagtgggggaagcaTGGCTCAATCCTTGTACCACCTGATCCCAATTAGGAACATACATATTAAGGGAATATTTCCATCTCAGACGTAGGGAATCAGGAAACCAACTACTGGATTTGGTTTTTCATACTTTAAAACTCTACCTTATATGCTCCTCTTCAATCCTGATCCCTTTTGACCCTCGACTTCTACGGCACTGGTCAGGgggttctaatttttttttttaagagggtgCAAGAATAGGGAATGGCAGGGAGTCCTCCTGAATCCCTCATTCTTCCTGCTGAAGTACTTGTGTTAGGACAGGTTCTCTCTGTGGTCAAAGACTTGACACTGTGCCAGCGTCAGTCAGAGGGGCTTGTTCAAGAGCACACACCCCATTCCCTACTCCTCCAGGTGCTGTACCCACACTGTTCGCTGCAGGTGTAGGGTTTTTGTACTTTAATTTCTGACAAACTTACTAAAAATAGTGTATTTGGAGACCATGAAATTGAGTGCTAGACAAAAGCCTGCCACCTGCCCCACTAGTGAGATCTGAGCTGAGAGAGAGCAAACAAAGGTAGCCTTCTGGAATAACAGTGAAGCCTCTGGATGGGTATAATTAGTTTCTCTCTTAAGACTCTTCAGcctcttcatagtctgctttgagaCGGAAATGCTTCCTACTCCTTTTCTTACTACCATGAAACCCTACCGTTTCCACCAAAGCATCTTCACCTGTGTGAGCGGAACCTGTGCCAAGTTCTCTTTTTGTACCCAGGTCCTCCAACTTcacctgctcctcttcctccataGTCTTCTTCTCTTCAATGTCTAGATGATCCAGCTCAAATTCATCTTCCTCCCTCAGGTTACTGCCCTTCTTAGGAGATTtctcattcagaccttgctttGTGTTCAGGAGCTTCTTACCATCCTCCTCTGCTGGTCTTTTCCTTTCCGAACTACGCATGCCTATCTTTGTGGGCTTGGTAAATATTATCCTTCCAGCACCATAGCTGGATGGgtcctggttgaaatatggggtGTAGCTGTCTTGCATAGCTGAGCTTTGTTCTCCTCCTTTCTTCTTCAAGCCCTCTAGGAACTCCATGGCAGCCATCCTGTTGGTCTTATCACTGGACTCTGAAACTCCTTCCAGACTGTACTTTGTCCAGCGTTCTGGATGTGCCACATAGTCCGGGACTCCTGGAGAGCttttgggagctgggggtggcttGCTTTGCCTTCCAAGGCTTTCTGCAGCCATCTTGCTTAAAGgagtgggtgggggcagagggcgctTAAACCTCCCATCAATAATGTTATCTTCAGCCATAGAGGGCGCCGCTAATTTGGCTGCCCCTTCCAGGCCGTCAAATATGCTCTGGCTACGCAGCGAGAAGGTAGAGCTCATGCCTCTCAGATGGAATGGCTGGACAGGAGACTTAAGGTTGCTGTTTGAAGAATCAGGGATCTCATCTGATCCATAACCTACATCATCCAAAGATGATGGTTCCACTGGAGAAATTGTATCAACTTCTGCTTCATCCACTAAGCCAAAGTCTTCAGAGTCTGAATCACTGAGTGAAACTGTGTCAGAAGGTAGAGTGCCCTCATAATCTTTGGCCCCGCCATCCACTATACCCATAAAGGGCTCACCAGCACCTTCATCTCCCATCTTTGGGCTGTTACTCAACTGTGCTCTCTGGCTTAGGCCCAGCTGCAGCAAATAAGGTCTTCCAAATATCCAGTGACTTTAAAGCCTGGAATgagaaagaacaaatataaatTCATCTGTGAAATGAGAATCACATCAGAACAGAATGTCCTGAGAGACTCTTCTGTTCACATCACAGCAATTCAAGGCCATGGAAAACTGTGCGACTTAAGAAGTGCtgcaaatgaaacagaaaagagCTAGTGTGAGGAGACTACCTCTGCTATATTCTGAGCTCAACATTCTCAGGGCTCACCGAGGAAGGGGTTGCAGCATCCActatgctatttaaaaaaatactgtgatTGTCCTTATTTCAACTGATGTTGTACATGACAGACATTGTGTACTGTGTGTCAAATCATATTGCGACAAATCTCAGGTACATGTAGCTCATTCTGTCACTAGATAaatttttgtttgaaataaaACCATTCTTTTGTGCATGAATGTGAGCAATTAATGCACATATACAGGGCTTATTTCAGAATATATGACTAGTTAAAATAGGTTTTTGCTATTACCAGTACATCAGGGTTTTTTCCTCCAATATAGAAATATATGAATACACTGCAAAATTTTAAGGTAGAAAAATATGTGCCTAAGCTCTATAAATATAGGTTCTCAATAAAGACTGTAAATAGGCATGGAAAGTGTGCTAGTCACTCACTGTCTCTTGAGACTGAAACAATTTCCCTTCCTCTGGGTCAGTTAAAGCCACCAAGGATCTCAGCTGCTGCACCCTAGAAAACAAATATCTACATCACAAGGTaggaaaattcatttttttaaaaggtattttaaaaggAACAGTTAGCACATTTCTCAGTCATCTCCAACTGTGGCTCTGATTCCTAATTTTTGTCATGAGCCTGTCCTAATAAAAATTCTGCAGACATTTCTGGGATTTAGGCTGGAAAAAGAACTCTGCACTTTCTGCTGAGACACACACTAATAAAGCCACTCAGGACATAATGCCCATGCCAAAATTgattaaataaaaagagaattttAGCAGAGGAGTGTCAAAATCAATGTGGTCAACAAGAATAACTGATAAATAATAGTAATCATGAACAGCATTGCACACTACTTCCATGATGGTAAAATTTGCAGGACAGATTGGGGAGAAAACTATGGGCCAGGTTTCAAAAGAGCTGGGCACTTACAATTGGGGCCAAATTTTGAAAACCTTTAAATCAGTCAGACaccaaaagaagagaaaaagattTTTTACATTGGGTCCTGAActcctttaaaaatctcactcCTGGgaacataggtgccaactttccaaagtgccaggtggtgctccatcccccagcactgtcctcggccccaccccattcccccccattccccacatggccccactccccgcaccacctcttcctgccctgctcagTTCTCCCAATTCCCAAGCGTTCCGGGTTCTTGCTcttctccctttctccctcccagcctcctgcatgccacaaaacagctgtttcatggcaggAGGCAcaagggggaggcactgatcagcagggcccTGGAGCACCCCCAGAGTCTATGCCCGTGACTGAagaaattctgtgccactgtgcaatgcagaattttgcagaaattaatgttgtgtgcgcagaatttccttttccccCGCAGAAATGGACTACAGTGCTGCTAGCTGCCAGTAGGGGTTACGGGAGCCAGCAAAGCCCAGCTCACACATTGAATATACAGCTGAGAGGAGGGAcagggagctagagggttcccagcagctgcagttcccagcatgccgagagggaaggagagggcaccACGCAGGAAACGTCATGAaagcctgggaccaagcatcaggctgtttctcccacTGGATCCTGGGGTTTTCAGGGGAGGCAGGAAGGGCCATggctgggcttggtggtatgtgtgtgtgcatttatGTGGCCCAGGGGGGCCCCACatctgggtttggggtgggggattctggtgtattggctgggggggccccagggctgggctctgggtgggggggagagtgggGAAGGTGGCAGAGCAAAACAGGAACCGGGTTGTattaggggtttctttaactctctgctcctgggggaatttgtgTGTCAGTATTGTTACATGGACATTTGCCGacagttattttgaaataaattatcaaaataattgaaactggtatgattatgtagtgttattttgaaaatttgcagaattttgcagaatattGTGCGTAGAATTTTTAACTGTTTGGCACCGAACACCCTAGGAGTAAAATCTGGACATATGTCACAATGGGCGCATTTGAAAATACGGCCTTTAGCTGGGTGAAGTGGAAGattagcacttgaaaatctggctctatgACACTTTAGTCATAGCACATGGTTCAACAGCTTTTGCAGAAACAACAGCAATCCTCCAAACCACATGAAGAAGAAAGGAGTAAATGCACCTGCATAAGGACTGCTTTCAAACTGGC carries:
- the TSSC4 gene encoding protein TSSC4 — its product is MGDEGAGEPFMGIVDGGAKDYEGTLPSDTVSLSDSDSEDFGLVDEAEVDTISPVEPSSLDDVGYGSDEIPDSSNSNLKSPVQPFHLRGMSSTFSLRSQSIFDGLEGAAKLAAPSMAEDNIIDGRFKRPLPPPTPLSKMAAESLGRQSKPPPAPKSSPGVPDYVAHPERWTKYSLEGVSESSDKTNRMAAMEFLEGLKKKGGEQSSAMQDSYTPYFNQDPSSYGAGRIIFTKPTKIGMRSSERKRPAEEDGKKLLNTKQGLNEKSPKKGSNLREEDEFELDHLDIEEKKTMEEEEQVKLEDLGTKRELGTGSAHTGEDALVETVGFHGSKKRSRKHFRLKADYEEAEES